A single region of the Vicia villosa cultivar HV-30 ecotype Madison, WI linkage group LG4, Vvil1.0, whole genome shotgun sequence genome encodes:
- the LOC131597099 gene encoding uncharacterized protein LOC131597099, producing MNLVSDAGLIKIIDGFAKCYEVLVKEFVMNIPVDCADPESQNLRKIYVRVKCVHVSPAVINKYLGRSEDEGCDLEVIDNQVCREITANQVTTWPMRGKLSAGQLNVKYAILHRIGAANWVPTNHTSIVAVGLGKFLYVVGTKTSFDYGTYIFYQIVRHAETNATKMLIAFPSLICGKHVADIVLASTEKKPSTKFDVISALKETCKDLDEIIATSTKRKLDIEQLINSLEHSDGNKIGDNIEEEPAEAHRSVEGTAT from the exons ATGAACCTAGTTTCTGATGCTGGGCTCATTAAAATTATAGATGGCTTTGCTAAATGCTATGAGGTTCTAGTTAAGGAGTTTGTTATGAACATCCCTGTGGACTGTGCTGACCCTGAAAGCCAAAATTTAAGGAAAATTTATGTAAGGGTTAAATGTGTACACGTCTCCCCTGCGGTGATCAACAAGTATTTGGGAAGAAGTGAGGACGAGGGATGTGACCTGGAGGTGATTGATAATCAAGTCTGCAGGGAGATCACTGCAAATCAAGTCACTACTTGGCCTATGAGAGGCAAATTGTCAGCTGGTCAACTCAATGTGAAATATGCCATACTGCACAGAATTGGAGCTGCCAATTGGGTTCCTACAAATCATACTTCAATAGTGGCAGTTGGGTTGGGGAAGTTTCTCTATGTTGTGGGTACCAAAACTAGCTTCGACTATGGTACTTATATTTTTTATCAGATTGTGAGACATGCTGAAACCAATGCCACCAAAATGCTTATTGCTTTCCCTTCCTTGATCTGTG GTAAACATGTTGCAGATATTGTCCTGGCATCTACTGAGAAGAAACCGTCTACCAAATTTGATGTGATTTCAGCTCTGAAGGAGACCTGCAAGGACTTGGATGAGATCATTGCTACCAGTACCAAAAGGAAGCTTGATATTGAGCAATTAATCAATAGTCTTGAACATTCTGATGGAAATAAGATtggtgataacattgaagaaGAACCTGCTGAGGCACATCGTTCTGTCGAAGGCACTGCTACATAG